The segment CCATAGCCGCCGGTGCCGCCACCCACGCCGATCGATACCGGCGAACGGCGCGCCAGCGCTTCGCGCGTGTCGCGCGCAACCGCGATCGTCGCGATATAATCCGATTCGCCGATGGCGGCGGGCGTAAAGCCCAGTTTTTGCAATTCCGCGCTCACCGCATTGGCAAAGGTCACATATTCGAGGCTCTTCACGCCCGGCTCGGCCGTGTCGATCGCCACCGTGCCCGCCGGAATGGGTTGATCGAGGCGGAAACGCGTCACTTCAACGGGGGGGACGCTCGCCGCGCATCCGCCAAGCGCCAACATGGCCCCCAGCATCACCGGTACCAGCACAGGTTTGATCGCACCCATATTTTTTCCTCCCGTCACGTGCCACTACCATCTGATCGTAATTTCTGCCTGAACTTGCGATGGATAGCCATCGGCATCTCGCGGATGATTCCGGCTTGGTTATAGGCATGCATGTGCGTTGGGGGCGCCTAATGAAATGGAGCAACTGATGACGAACAAGTTCCCCGTGCTGGTAACGGGCGGCGCGGGTTATATCGGCAGCCATGCGGTGCTGGCCCTGCTCGATTCGGGCTGGCCGGTGATCGTCCTCGACAATCTGACCACAGGTTTCCGCTGGGCGGTCGATAAGCGCGCAACCTTTGTCGAAGGCGATATCGAGGACGCCGCGCTTGTCGGCCAGGTGATCGCCGAACATGGCATCGGCGCGATCATGCATTTCGCGGGTTCGATCATCGTCCCCGAATCGGTCGAAAATCCGCTCAAATATTATCACAACAACACGGCCAAGAGCCGCGCACTCATCGCATCCGCGGTCGACGGCGGGGTGCGCCATTTCATCTTCTCCTCCACCGCCGCCACCTATGGCACGCCGGAAGAAAGCCCGGTGCGCGAGGATATGCCCACCCGCCCGATCAACCCTTACGGCATGTCCAAGCTGATGACGGAGGCGATGCTCGCCGATGTCGCCCAGGCCCATCCGTTCAACTATTGCGCGCTGCGCTATTTCAACGTCGCCGGCGCCGATCCTGAGGCGCGCACGGGCCAGTCGACCGCCGGGGCCACCCATCTCATCAAGGTCGCGGTCGAAGCCGCGCTGGGCAAACGCGAATCGGTTGCCGTTTTCGGCACGGATTACGACACGCCCGACGGCACCGGCGTGCGCGACTATATCCATGTGTCGGATCTCGCCGCCGCGCATGTCCATGCGCTAGACGCGCTGGTCGCCGATCCCGGCACCAGCCATGTCATGAACTGCGGCTACAAACGTGGTTTTTCGGTGCTCGAGGTGCTCGACGCGGTCGACCGTGTCACGAACATCAAGATCACCCGCAAAATCGAAGACCGCCGCGCAGGCGATCCTGCCAGCCTGGTGGCCGACAACAGCCTTATTCTCTCCCGCCTGCCCTGGCGCCCGCAGCATGCCGAACTCGATACAATCATCGGCCATGCGCTGGCCTGGGAAAGAAAGCTCAGCGAAATACGGCGCT is part of the Sphingomonas sp. C3-2 genome and harbors:
- a CDS encoding DUF4136 domain-containing protein; the protein is MGAIKPVLVPVMLGAMLALGGCAASVPPVEVTRFRLDQPIPAGTVAIDTAEPGVKSLEYVTFANAVSAELQKLGFTPAAIGESDYIATIAVARDTREALARRSPVSIGVGGGTGGYGSGVGLGVGFSFGAKPKDVVITELRVHMKRRAGDGVIWEGRAETEAKENAPAAQPGIAAGKLAAALFKDFPGKSGSTITVP
- the galE gene encoding UDP-glucose 4-epimerase GalE, producing MTNKFPVLVTGGAGYIGSHAVLALLDSGWPVIVLDNLTTGFRWAVDKRATFVEGDIEDAALVGQVIAEHGIGAIMHFAGSIIVPESVENPLKYYHNNTAKSRALIASAVDGGVRHFIFSSTAATYGTPEESPVREDMPTRPINPYGMSKLMTEAMLADVAQAHPFNYCALRYFNVAGADPEARTGQSTAGATHLIKVAVEAALGKRESVAVFGTDYDTPDGTGVRDYIHVSDLAAAHVHALDALVADPGTSHVMNCGYKRGFSVLEVLDAVDRVTNIKITRKIEDRRAGDPASLVADNSLILSRLPWRPQHAELDTIIGHALAWERKLSEIRR